The following are from one region of the Paenibacillus sabinae T27 genome:
- a CDS encoding PP2C family protein-serine/threonine phosphatase, with protein MKILIVDDNPTNIIIIREILKKEGYRNLVTASSAIEMLEMIGISRENNSELRPKHSDVDLILLDMMMPEMDGIEACRIVQRYEHLKDIPIIMVTAVGDSKKLAEALDAGAVDYVTKPINKVELMARIRLALRLKAEKDWHKERDQRIQDELKLAALVQNAVLSLPLVKEEIEVHAIYQPSFELAGDLYAWYDLGEGRYAVILLDMMGHGISSSLFCMFIASVLKDTVTTYVEPEKVVQELNRRFNQLYIEKQLVQYYFTAIYMVIDTRLRRIDYINAGHPPALFFEGDAREPLMLETNCHPVGLFDRIEATPQSVSYEREGHLALYTDGLLEMVDGDHEEQLEYLIRQLDGGHEWREQPMRAAFFDGAPPGERDDDKCLVWISLKKGKE; from the coding sequence ATGAAGATTTTAATCGTAGACGATAATCCCACCAATATTATCATTATCCGCGAAATTCTGAAAAAAGAGGGGTACCGCAATCTGGTTACGGCTTCTTCCGCTATAGAAATGCTGGAGATGATCGGGATCAGCCGTGAGAATAACAGTGAGCTCAGACCCAAGCACTCCGACGTAGATTTGATTCTGCTGGACATGATGATGCCGGAGATGGACGGCATCGAGGCCTGCCGGATCGTGCAGCGGTACGAGCATTTGAAGGATATACCCATTATTATGGTAACCGCCGTGGGCGACTCCAAAAAGCTGGCCGAGGCCCTGGACGCCGGCGCGGTCGATTATGTGACCAAGCCGATCAACAAGGTCGAGCTCATGGCGAGAATCCGGCTGGCGCTGAGACTCAAAGCCGAGAAGGACTGGCACAAGGAGCGGGACCAGCGGATACAGGATGAATTGAAGCTGGCGGCCCTTGTGCAAAATGCGGTACTCAGCCTGCCGCTGGTAAAAGAAGAGATTGAGGTGCATGCCATTTACCAGCCTTCCTTCGAGCTGGCTGGAGATTTATACGCTTGGTATGACCTGGGTGAAGGGCGGTACGCCGTTATCCTGCTGGATATGATGGGGCACGGCATTTCTTCTTCGCTGTTCTGCATGTTCATTGCCTCTGTACTCAAGGATACGGTCACGACGTACGTGGAGCCGGAGAAGGTCGTACAGGAGCTGAATCGACGCTTCAACCAGCTTTATATTGAGAAGCAGCTTGTACAATACTATTTTACGGCTATATATATGGTAATCGATACCAGATTGCGGCGCATTGACTATATCAATGCGGGTCATCCGCCGGCCCTGTTCTTCGAAGGCGATGCCCGGGAACCGCTCATGCTCGAGACCAACTGCCATCCTGTAGGCTTGTTCGACCGGATTGAAGCCACGCCGCAGAGCGTCAGCTATGAGCGGGAAGGCCACCTGGCGCTCTATACCGACGGGCTCCTGGAAATGGTCGACGGAGACCACGAGGAGCAGCTGGAATATCTGATCCGTCAACTGGACGGGGGGCATGAGTGGCGGGAACAGCCGATGCGGGCCGCTTTCTTCGATGGGGCGCCTCCGGGTGAGCGCGACGACGATAAATGCCTTGTGTGGATTTCACTCAAGAAGGGAAAAGAATAA
- a CDS encoding general stress protein: MDSVGAHAYAKVLENGVQAIEEVNRLWDSGYRKEDLYVISHDRDREERIAEAADSNEVGLREEGLFGTLANMFRSRGDELRSKITSLGFSEAEADFFERELDLGKVLVVAKKTSA, from the coding sequence ATGGATTCTGTCGGTGCACATGCCTATGCCAAGGTGTTGGAAAATGGTGTACAGGCTATTGAAGAAGTGAATCGGTTGTGGGACAGCGGGTATAGGAAGGAAGATTTGTACGTTATTAGCCATGACCGGGACCGGGAAGAACGGATCGCGGAGGCTGCGGACAGCAATGAAGTCGGGCTTAGAGAAGAGGGATTGTTCGGTACGTTGGCCAATATGTTCCGCTCGCGCGGCGACGAGCTTCGCTCCAAGATTACCTCGCTCGGGTTTAGCGAAGCGGAGGCTGATTTTTTCGAGAGAGAGCTTGATTTGGGCAAAGTGCTCGTAGTCGCCAAAAAAACATCCGCATGA